Proteins found in one Methanospirillum hungatei JF-1 genomic segment:
- a CDS encoding IS1182-like element ISMhu1 family transposase, translating to MYNTIGRDFEQLYLLPEDIRDWVPSDDFCHILIDLISILDLSPLYKEYREDGQGAAFYHPEIMTGLIIYSYFNGVRSSRQIENKCRYDVGFRIVTRNSLPDHSTISRFIKKNSSFIGQLFIPVLTLLNEAGLINNVLLALDGTKLKANASLGSNMPYEKIEGEIQKYLKEVQEKDDVEDRLYGPDKSGNEVPDDFKTHSKRIKRFIQAKERLEAEHKEKSQKKEEKIAQREEEERESGKRKRGRKPKKPAKNPDEQSLANTTDPDSSIMKSGPGCIQGYNGQIIVNQDGYILVPFLSNSPVDYRLLQPCYERLEEIAQLTGLSLEYLNLLTDAGYWSYENYLYMKQQDIGFLCSTCHEPDIFSIRGLERSLLELERISDQLFDGICSIPTLASIGDWCTRNLIQDDNIPTPASIAKGIIEVTMTPYGAKKTYSQRKTIVEPAFGWIKENRNLRKLQRRGISHCQDEWSLICLTQNLRKVCSRGELKKFRELILQKKRHIICNKGVGIRIPYSILSDALSSLGRMIGDNFLKMLIRKSTYQKFSKF from the coding sequence ATGTATAATACGATAGGTCGGGATTTTGAACAACTTTACCTTCTCCCTGAGGATATTAGAGACTGGGTTCCGAGTGATGATTTCTGTCATATATTAATTGATTTAATCTCAATTCTCGACCTATCCCCATTATATAAGGAATACCGGGAAGACGGCCAAGGTGCGGCATTTTATCATCCAGAAATAATGACTGGTTTGATCATTTACTCATATTTTAATGGAGTTCGTTCAAGCCGTCAAATAGAGAATAAATGCAGATACGATGTAGGATTTAGAATAGTAACCCGCAATTCTCTCCCAGACCATTCCACAATCTCGCGATTTATCAAGAAAAACAGTTCTTTTATTGGACAACTTTTCATTCCAGTATTGACTCTCCTTAATGAAGCAGGATTAATCAATAACGTCCTTCTCGCCTTGGATGGAACAAAACTAAAGGCGAATGCTTCACTTGGATCGAACATGCCATATGAAAAGATTGAGGGAGAAATTCAAAAATATCTAAAGGAAGTCCAAGAAAAAGATGATGTCGAGGATCGTCTTTATGGCCCGGATAAATCAGGTAACGAGGTTCCCGATGATTTTAAGACTCACTCAAAAAGGATAAAACGATTCATTCAAGCAAAAGAACGACTTGAGGCTGAACATAAGGAGAAATCCCAAAAAAAGGAAGAGAAGATTGCCCAAAGGGAGGAAGAGGAGAGAGAGTCTGGAAAAAGGAAACGAGGTAGAAAACCTAAAAAGCCTGCAAAAAACCCTGATGAACAAAGTCTTGCAAACACTACAGATCCTGATAGTTCAATAATGAAAAGTGGGCCTGGTTGTATTCAAGGATATAATGGCCAGATAATTGTAAACCAGGATGGCTATATTCTGGTTCCGTTTTTAAGTAATTCACCCGTTGATTACAGATTACTTCAACCATGTTATGAAAGATTAGAGGAAATTGCTCAATTAACCGGCTTATCGCTTGAATATCTTAATTTACTTACTGATGCTGGTTATTGGAGCTATGAAAACTATCTGTATATGAAACAGCAGGATATTGGATTTCTCTGTTCTACATGCCATGAACCAGATATTTTCAGTATTAGAGGCCTCGAGAGAAGTTTACTTGAACTTGAACGAATTTCCGATCAACTTTTTGATGGCATTTGCAGTATTCCAACGTTAGCATCTATTGGTGATTGGTGTACGAGAAATCTCATTCAAGATGATAATATTCCAACACCCGCTTCTATTGCTAAAGGGATTATAGAAGTGACAATGACTCCGTATGGTGCCAAAAAGACATATTCACAACGAAAAACGATTGTTGAACCCGCATTTGGATGGATTAAAGAAAATCGCAATTTAAGAAAATTGCAGAGAAGGGGAATATCACATTGTCAGGATGAATGGAGTTTGATTTGTTTAACACAGAATCTTCGGAAGGTCTGTTCAAGAGGGGAGTTGAAGAAATTCAGAGAACTGATCCTGCAAAAGAAGCGGCATATTATCTGTAATAAGGGAGTGGGTATTAGAATACCTTATTCAATATTGTCCGAT